A portion of the Chitinophagales bacterium genome contains these proteins:
- a CDS encoding MATE family efflux transporter, translating into MNDNYTSYRNIFLIAWPIMLGSLGQNLIYLIDTSFIGRVGEIELGAAAIGGIFYFVLFMVGYGLNTGMQVIVARRKGEGADAAIGEVVDHELIMILLLALTQFSIMYFFSDKLLYFFVQSSLVHEKTSEFLHYRSFGIFFSLINSCLMAFFVGIGNTRVTTWTTGVLCFVNIILDYLLIFGKFNFPKMGIAGAGLASSISEATVTLVIIFYLYRKNFVKLFSLFHFRKMKRALTVKMLSVSSPLVFQQLISVGTWFLFFIVIEHLGERELAISNLVRSLYTFFGIPVWALASTTNSMTSNLLGQGKQEKVIPLIKKIASVSIVFSLVFAALVNIFPASVLSIYTNEKDLIIASIPSLRSVTVAITLFSVAVLTIFAVSGTGATRVSLLIEVACIIVYVIYVYLVAEVFHMSLPVIWLAETVYWVCALLFCSYYLIYGKWSMKKV; encoded by the coding sequence ATGAATGACAATTATACTTCTTATCGCAATATCTTTTTAATAGCGTGGCCAATTATGCTGGGCTCCCTGGGACAGAATCTCATTTATCTGATTGATACTTCTTTCATCGGGAGGGTAGGAGAGATTGAACTGGGTGCAGCAGCCATAGGCGGTATATTTTATTTTGTTTTGTTCATGGTGGGTTATGGACTCAATACAGGCATGCAGGTAATTGTAGCACGCAGAAAGGGTGAAGGTGCAGATGCAGCAATAGGTGAAGTGGTAGACCATGAATTAATAATGATCCTGCTTCTGGCGCTTACTCAATTTTCTATAATGTATTTTTTTTCAGATAAGTTACTGTACTTCTTTGTTCAGTCCTCTCTTGTTCATGAAAAGACCAGCGAGTTCCTGCACTATCGTTCTTTCGGAATTTTTTTTAGCCTTATAAACTCCTGCCTTATGGCATTTTTTGTAGGAATTGGTAATACAAGAGTTACCACATGGACGACCGGGGTGCTATGCTTTGTCAATATCATTCTTGACTATCTGTTAATATTTGGCAAATTTAATTTTCCAAAGATGGGGATTGCCGGAGCAGGTCTTGCTTCTTCTATATCTGAAGCCACGGTTACCCTGGTTATTATTTTTTACCTCTACAGAAAAAATTTTGTAAAACTTTTTTCCTTGTTTCATTTCAGAAAAATGAAGCGTGCGCTAACCGTTAAAATGTTAAGTGTTTCGTCTCCCCTCGTGTTTCAGCAGCTTATAAGTGTCGGCACCTGGTTCTTGTTTTTTATTGTTATCGAGCACCTGGGAGAACGGGAGCTGGCCATCTCCAACCTCGTCCGAAGTCTCTATACCTTTTTTGGTATTCCCGTATGGGCACTTGCCTCCACAACCAATTCTATGACAAGTAATTTATTGGGGCAAGGCAAGCAGGAGAAGGTAATTCCGCTCATAAAAAAAATTGCCTCGGTAAGCATTGTTTTTTCCCTTGTCTTCGCCGCATTGGTAAATATTTTTCCTGCCAGTGTATTATCGATTTACACTAATGAAAAGGATTTGATTATCGCAAGCATTCCAAGCCTGAGGAGCGTAACAGTTGCAATCACCCTTTTTTCAGTTGCAGTGCTCACCATTTTTGCCGTGTCCGGAACAGGGGCAACCAGAGTGTCACTGTTAATTGAAGTGGCTTGCATTATTGTTTATGTCATATACGTTTACCTGGTGGCAGAGGTATTCCATATGAGCTTACCGGTTATCTGGCTTGCGGAAACCGTTTATTGGGTGTGTGCACTACTATTTTGCAGCTATTACCTGATCTATGGCAAATGGAGTATGAAAAAAGTGTAA
- a CDS encoding EamA family transporter, which yields MWWIYALLSASFAALTAIFAKIGIKNVNSDLATAIRTVVILFLAWGIAWFRGGTDSIYSLTRYNILFLVLSGIATGLSWIFYFKALQIGEVSQVAPVDKASVAIAIVLAVIFLGETLTLKMIAGIVMIIFGTILLIH from the coding sequence ATGTGGTGGATTTACGCCTTGCTTTCCGCATCTTTTGCAGCACTCACTGCAATCTTTGCAAAAATCGGGATTAAAAATGTTAATTCCGATCTGGCAACAGCTATTCGCACTGTGGTGATCTTATTTTTAGCCTGGGGCATTGCATGGTTTCGCGGAGGCACTGATTCTATATATTCACTGACAAGATATAATATTCTTTTTCTCGTTTTATCAGGTATAGCAACCGGGTTAAGCTGGATTTTTTATTTTAAGGCACTTCAAATAGGGGAAGTATCTCAAGTAGCCCCGGTGGATAAGGCAAGCGTTGCAATTGCCATTGTTTTGGCGGTTATTTTTCTAGGTGAAACGCTAACACTAAAAATGATAGCAGGAATTGTGATGATTATTTTTGGAACCATACTTCTTATTCATTAA
- a CDS encoding class I SAM-dependent methyltransferase, which translates to MLQIRKRFHLFEFEDLPWFPDVVREGMTDFLRFMITKTNFYEPVMPIIAATLKKTGENQLMELGAGGGGGALKMQKQLQQLGLVPEIILSDLYPNIPAYRDLKNISKGRINYIEEPVNALNVPEDLKGMRLLFSSFHHFNQEDAKKILLDARTKNAPIGIFDAGTKSVLTILFGVILLQPLIFFFVTPFIRPFKWSRLLFTYILPLIPLCTLWDGSVSVLRFYTVEQLNDLIKNMDDSGYFYETGQVKNRIGIKVNYLVGYPLG; encoded by the coding sequence ATGCTTCAGATAAGAAAACGTTTTCATCTCTTTGAGTTTGAAGACCTGCCGTGGTTTCCGGATGTGGTTAGGGAAGGCATGACGGATTTCCTTCGCTTTATGATCACGAAGACGAATTTTTACGAACCTGTAATGCCCATAATTGCAGCCACTCTCAAAAAAACAGGTGAAAACCAACTGATGGAACTGGGAGCCGGTGGCGGGGGTGGTGCCTTGAAAATGCAAAAGCAGTTACAACAGCTTGGATTGGTTCCTGAAATTATTTTAAGTGACTTGTACCCCAATATTCCGGCTTATCGTGATTTAAAAAATATTTCAAAAGGTCGCATCAATTATATTGAGGAACCGGTGAATGCATTAAATGTACCCGAGGATTTAAAAGGAATGCGCCTCCTGTTTTCATCGTTTCATCATTTTAATCAGGAAGATGCAAAAAAGATATTGCTGGATGCAAGAACTAAAAACGCACCGATCGGAATTTTTGATGCGGGAACAAAAAGTGTTCTTACCATTCTGTTCGGTGTCATTCTTTTGCAGCCTCTCATTTTCTTTTTTGTTACACCCTTCATCAGGCCTTTTAAGTGGAGCAGGTTATTGTTTACTTACATTCTTCCACTGATTCCCCTGTGTACACTGTGGGATGGATCGGTTTCAGTGCTTCGCTTCTATACCGTAGAGCAGCTAAACGACCTTATTAAAAACATGGATGACAGCGGCTATTTTTATGAGACAGGACAAGTGAAAAACCGGATCGGTATAAAGGTGAATTACCTTGTAGGGTATCCGTTGGGTTAA
- a CDS encoding orotate phosphoribosyltransferase: MILNESVAQKMAGLLLQINAVRLNLNEPFTWSSGWKSPIYCDNRLSLSFPEIRTFIKEEISNIINLKFPDTELIAGVATAGIAHGALVADYLETPFCYVRSSSKGHGLGNSIEGLVVPGQKAIVVEDLISTGGSGISVIDSLRGAGCEVTGLIAIFTYGFPEAEKKLLSKQVLFYTLTDYDTLLNEALSQGVISGDQLSGLQQWRMAPSTWEGLR, translated from the coding sequence ATGATTTTGAATGAATCTGTAGCGCAAAAGATGGCTGGTTTGCTTCTGCAAATAAATGCAGTCAGGTTAAACCTTAATGAACCATTTACCTGGTCGAGCGGATGGAAGTCGCCTATCTATTGCGATAACCGGCTTTCGCTTTCTTTTCCTGAGATAAGGACCTTTATTAAAGAAGAGATCAGCAATATCATTAACCTCAAGTTTCCTGATACAGAATTAATTGCCGGTGTTGCCACGGCGGGTATAGCTCACGGCGCATTGGTTGCTGATTATCTTGAAACACCATTTTGCTATGTACGCTCATCTTCAAAAGGGCATGGTCTCGGTAATAGCATTGAAGGATTGGTAGTCCCGGGCCAAAAAGCAATAGTGGTAGAAGACCTCATTTCCACGGGCGGAAGCGGCATAAGTGTAATAGATTCATTGCGGGGGGCTGGGTGTGAAGTGACAGGGCTGATCGCAATTTTTACATATGGGTTTCCGGAAGCAGAAAAAAAATTGCTCTCAAAACAAGTTTTGTTTTATACACTTACAGATTACGATACCTTATTAAATGAGGCGCTTTCACAGGGCGTCATCTCTGGAGATCAGCTATCGGGGCTACAGCAATGGCGTATGGCTCCGTCAACCTGGGAGGGCCTTCGATGA
- a CDS encoding NUDIX domain-containing protein, which translates to MKKIFINNSSIFLASYRERNTSLLKYLEEEFFIYEFQNKKDLLKQIETIEQQPPATWVILHKSISDLERVFLSCYKKITAAGGVVFNEEDKILMIFRRGKWDLPKGKLEKGESIRETAKREVQEETAIENLTLQSQIKFLKATQGCTYHTYNLKGKRILKSTYWYRMKSKDRKLIPQANEGIEKAEWCTRSKVKQNLKNSYLSIVDVLNEI; encoded by the coding sequence ATGAAAAAAATTTTCATCAACAATTCCAGCATATTCCTGGCCAGTTATAGGGAGCGAAATACATCACTTTTAAAATACCTTGAAGAAGAATTCTTTATCTATGAGTTCCAAAACAAAAAAGATTTATTAAAACAAATTGAAACAATAGAACAGCAACCTCCGGCCACCTGGGTAATTCTGCATAAGTCTATATCAGATTTGGAAAGGGTATTTCTTTCATGCTATAAAAAAATTACAGCAGCTGGCGGTGTTGTTTTTAACGAAGAAGACAAAATATTAATGATCTTCAGAAGAGGCAAGTGGGATTTGCCTAAAGGAAAACTTGAAAAGGGAGAATCCATCCGTGAAACAGCTAAACGCGAAGTGCAGGAAGAAACAGCAATAGAAAACCTGACTCTTCAATCACAGATTAAATTTCTGAAAGCCACCCAGGGTTGCACTTACCATACGTATAATTTAAAGGGAAAACGCATTCTTAAATCCACTTACTGGTACCGTATGAAAAGTAAGGATAGAAAATTGATTCCACAGGCTAACGAGGGAATTGAAAAAGCAGAATGGTGCACAAGATCAAAAGTTAAGCAGAACCTGAAGAATTCATATCTCTCAATAGTTGATGTGCTTAATGAAATTTAA
- a CDS encoding alpha/beta fold hydrolase: MPLVRSAYKNPWYLPTADLQTIVPNIFRVVKGVVYKRERISTPDSDFLDIDWLSNKSANIALLIHGLEASAHSMYIKGMAKALSKQGWCVAAMNLRGCSGYPNVQPRSYHSGSTEDVKTVVDHILKSHQCKNLVIVGFSLGGNLVLKYLGENGTAIPAVISKAVTISVPADLRACAEFLDRNALSIYKNRFLKSLKQKAIKHLPNDSFTLDRRDIDKVHSLVDFDDLYTAPLYGFRNAYDYYAKCSGKNFIQGITVPTLILNARNDPFFTDACLPVEECTYHSGVFLEAPDKGGHVGFSMENPYGYYSEMRTLNFLGGFTDSFVSVRTAG; the protein is encoded by the coding sequence ATGCCATTGGTTCGCTCTGCATATAAAAATCCATGGTATTTACCCACAGCAGATCTTCAAACTATTGTACCGAATATATTTCGCGTAGTAAAAGGTGTAGTATACAAAAGGGAAAGAATCTCAACTCCTGACAGCGATTTTCTCGATATAGATTGGCTTTCGAACAAATCTGCAAACATTGCCCTGCTGATACATGGTTTGGAGGCTTCTGCCCACAGCATGTATATAAAAGGAATGGCAAAGGCATTAAGTAAGCAGGGCTGGTGTGTGGCTGCTATGAACCTGAGAGGCTGCAGCGGATATCCTAACGTTCAACCCCGTTCTTACCATAGTGGAAGCACCGAGGATGTAAAAACTGTTGTTGATCATATTCTGAAATCACATCAATGTAAAAACCTGGTTATCGTCGGGTTCAGCCTGGGTGGTAACCTGGTATTGAAATACCTGGGTGAAAATGGTACTGCTATTCCTGCAGTCATCAGTAAGGCAGTAACCATCTCTGTTCCCGCTGATTTAAGGGCTTGTGCAGAATTTCTGGATCGCAATGCATTGAGCATTTACAAAAATCGTTTTCTTAAGTCCCTGAAGCAAAAAGCAATAAAGCACTTGCCGAATGATTCTTTTACCCTGGACAGAAGAGATATTGATAAGGTGCATTCGCTGGTTGATTTTGATGATTTGTATACAGCACCGTTATACGGATTCCGTAATGCGTATGACTATTATGCCAAATGCAGCGGGAAAAATTTTATTCAAGGGATCACCGTACCAACATTAATTTTGAATGCACGGAATGACCCATTTTTTACGGATGCCTGTTTGCCTGTGGAAGAGTGTACATACCACTCCGGTGTATTTCTGGAAGCACCCGATAAAGGAGGTCACGTAGGTTTTTCAATGGAAAACCCATATGGTTATTATAGTGAAATGCGAACACTTAATTTTTTAGGTGGATTTACCGATTCCTTTGTATCAGTTAGAACCGCGGGTTGA
- the crcB gene encoding fluoride efflux transporter CrcB — protein MNRIFLLVGAGGFLGSVARFYFTQFINSCFPSAFPFGTITVNVIGCLLMGFLYALAEKTGLLSSEWLIFLTIGVCGGFTTFSGFSYENMVLIQAGQYGTALLYTLASVLFCFGALFIGKSILNFF, from the coding sequence ATGAACAGGATATTTTTATTAGTAGGCGCAGGTGGTTTCCTGGGAAGCGTAGCCAGATTTTACTTTACTCAATTTATTAATTCCTGTTTTCCTTCCGCTTTTCCATTTGGAACAATTACTGTAAATGTTATTGGCTGTTTACTTATGGGATTTTTATATGCACTGGCAGAAAAAACAGGATTGCTCAGTTCAGAATGGCTGATATTTCTAACTATAGGAGTTTGCGGCGGCTTTACAACATTTTCCGGTTTTTCTTACGAGAATATGGTGCTGATTCAGGCCGGCCAATACGGGACAGCCCTTTTGTACACTTTGGCAAGTGTATTATTTTGCTTTGGTGCTTTATTCATTGGGAAATCGATCCTAAATTTTTTTTAG